A genome region from Sphingomonas anseongensis includes the following:
- a CDS encoding PAS domain-containing protein, producing MDSYRDFPSEFDSSDDASATQESRVVQIGNDERRMHVRAYNYWVSLLDGRDFPSIEDLEPGDLSDFAPNSVLLDFTSGGDEPATPYVGAAIRQECGLDEEVKTIADVPSRSLLSRLTDHYLQIIANRAPVGFEAEFENQRGETIFYRGILMPFSSDGDTIDFIYGVINWKKVDHTAQAGVAPPDAVLAPVEPAELDEEPLELTETVQPEIEAAAAPAPEEQPLELTDEVEVQMVPEIHQAAPDFEISLEIDENAGLADRLCAAREHADAVKEADGRSREALYQALSSAYDFALASKADPEDYAELLEESGVKAQARAPMTPVVKLVFGIDYDKARLTEYAAALSHAERQQVEFGGFLEFIRAQAGGLKALVAAERQARRPEPKADTKTEKAREQLRTARPLALDSIASDEEFALVLTRRSSAGVHEAVAVVEDAALVERAIRRVGA from the coding sequence ATGGACAGTTACCGCGATTTTCCGAGCGAGTTCGACTCCTCGGACGATGCTTCAGCGACGCAGGAATCGCGCGTTGTCCAGATCGGCAACGACGAGCGTCGGATGCACGTTCGCGCGTACAACTATTGGGTGTCCCTTCTCGACGGGCGGGATTTTCCGTCCATAGAGGACCTCGAACCCGGCGACCTTTCGGACTTCGCCCCAAACAGCGTCCTTCTCGACTTCACCAGCGGCGGGGATGAGCCCGCGACCCCCTATGTTGGCGCCGCGATCCGTCAGGAATGCGGGCTCGACGAGGAAGTGAAAACGATCGCCGACGTGCCCAGCCGCTCCCTCCTGTCGCGGCTTACGGACCACTACCTGCAGATCATCGCCAACCGAGCGCCGGTCGGCTTCGAAGCCGAATTCGAGAACCAGCGCGGCGAAACCATCTTCTATCGCGGCATACTGATGCCCTTCTCGTCGGACGGCGACACGATCGATTTCATCTATGGCGTGATCAACTGGAAGAAGGTCGATCACACGGCCCAGGCAGGCGTTGCGCCGCCGGACGCCGTGCTTGCACCGGTCGAACCCGCGGAGCTGGACGAGGAACCTCTAGAGCTCACCGAGACAGTCCAGCCGGAAATCGAAGCCGCTGCGGCGCCGGCGCCTGAAGAACAGCCGCTGGAGCTCACCGACGAGGTCGAGGTCCAGATGGTGCCGGAGATTCACCAAGCCGCGCCGGACTTCGAGATCAGCCTGGAGATCGATGAGAATGCAGGCCTCGCCGATCGGCTCTGCGCCGCTCGCGAACATGCCGATGCGGTCAAGGAAGCAGACGGCCGGAGCCGCGAGGCTTTGTACCAGGCGCTTTCCAGCGCCTACGACTTTGCTTTGGCTTCGAAGGCAGATCCTGAGGATTATGCCGAGCTGCTCGAGGAATCCGGGGTCAAGGCGCAGGCGCGCGCTCCGATGACCCCGGTCGTGAAGCTCGTCTTCGGAATCGACTACGACAAGGCGCGGCTGACCGAATATGCCGCGGCCCTCTCCCACGCCGAGCGCCAGCAGGTCGAATTCGGCGGCTTCCTCGAGTTCATCCGGGCGCAGGCCGGCGGACTCAAAGCGCTGGTCGCCGCGGAGCGTCAGGCTCGCCGCCCTGAGCCAAAAGCCGACACCAAGACCGAAAAGGCGCGCGAGCAGCTTCGTACCGCACGCCCCCTGGCCCTCGATTCCATCGCCAGCGACGAAGAGTTCGCTCTTGTGCTGACCCGCCGTTCGAGCGCGGGCGTTCACGAAGCCGTAGCGGTCGTCGAGGATGCCGCCCTCGTCGAGCGCGCCATTCGCCGCGTCGGCGCCTGA
- a CDS encoding ketopantoate reductase family protein, with translation MRVCVVGAGAIGGWVAAEFALAGLDVSIVARGETLRTIDSEGLRLTEGGNDHCVAVATAENPKDLGEQDLVVIAVKAPALAGIAPSLGNLIGDDTLVLPMLNGVPWWFTDEPLWSVDPDCVITDALPIGRIIGCAVDASCHRQAPNHVHVAHADRLTIGEPAGGTSDRVERLRSHIADTGIPCEVSDNVRKAIWYKLWGNATVNPLSALTRSTADRLIEDEAIHGLIIEAMDELAAVGAAIGCPISETSEQRMAVTERLGAFKTSMLQDVEAGRPIELDALLGAPREIARRVNVPTPQLDRIYAMTRLFAENSGLL, from the coding sequence ATGAGGGTCTGCGTCGTCGGAGCGGGCGCCATCGGCGGATGGGTTGCAGCCGAGTTCGCGCTTGCAGGCCTCGACGTCAGCATCGTGGCGCGCGGCGAAACGCTCCGAACGATCGACAGCGAAGGCCTTCGGCTGACCGAGGGCGGCAACGACCATTGCGTTGCGGTCGCGACGGCGGAAAATCCCAAAGACCTTGGTGAGCAGGATCTCGTCGTCATCGCCGTGAAGGCTCCGGCGTTGGCGGGTATCGCGCCGAGCCTGGGGAACCTGATCGGCGACGACACGCTGGTGCTTCCCATGCTCAACGGAGTGCCCTGGTGGTTCACCGACGAGCCTCTGTGGTCGGTCGATCCGGACTGCGTAATCACCGACGCTCTTCCGATCGGGAGGATCATCGGCTGCGCGGTCGATGCGAGCTGCCACCGCCAGGCGCCCAACCATGTCCATGTCGCCCACGCCGACAGGCTGACCATCGGAGAGCCGGCAGGCGGTACAAGCGATCGCGTCGAGCGCCTTCGCTCGCATATCGCGGACACCGGAATCCCCTGCGAGGTCAGCGATAACGTTCGCAAGGCGATCTGGTACAAATTATGGGGCAATGCGACGGTCAATCCGCTGTCGGCGCTGACCCGTTCAACCGCGGATAGGCTGATCGAGGATGAGGCCATCCACGGCCTGATAATCGAGGCGATGGACGAGCTTGCCGCGGTCGGCGCGGCGATCGGCTGTCCGATCAGCGAGACGTCCGAGCAGCGGATGGCGGTCACCGAGCGGCTGGGGGCGTTCAAGACGTCGATGCTCCAGGACGTGGAGGCCGGCCGCCCGATCGAGCTCGATGCGCTTCTTGGAGCGCCCAGGGAGATTGCGCGGCGGGTCAATGTGCCGACGCCGCAGCTCGACCGGATTTATGCGATGACGCGGCTGTTCGCCGAGAACAGCGGCCTTCTCTAG
- the fahA gene encoding fumarylacetoacetase, protein MTDIDDTHDPSLVSWVESAAPGSDFPVQNLPLGIFSEAKGRRRPGVAIGDYILDLNGISDFLDEGWRGDFAQPVLNGWLARGHDSQRALRKRLVELLTDQRYRNDIEPQLIGQSEVRMHVPCLVGDYTDFYVGIHHATNVGKQFRPDNPLLPNYKYVPIGYHGRASSVRVSGEDVIRPNGQRKPPEAEAPEYGPSRRLDYELELGLWVGRGNRLGEPIPIGEAEQHIAGWCLLNDWSARDIQAWEYQPLGPFLAKNFLTSVSPWIVTSDALAPFRTPMPQRAAADPEPLPYLRSEGDTAFEIQLEVTLATDKMRQEGSAPHVLSRGTASAAMYWSAAQIVTHHASNGCNLQPGDLIGTGTLSTDSDSGLGSLLEISRGGKQPIELPSGESRTFLEDGDEVTLRAWCEAQDAVRIGFGECSGRVVGTA, encoded by the coding sequence ATGACTGACATTGACGATACGCACGATCCCTCGCTGGTCAGCTGGGTCGAGAGCGCAGCGCCCGGAAGCGATTTCCCGGTCCAGAACCTGCCGCTGGGCATCTTCTCCGAAGCCAAGGGCCGCCGCCGCCCCGGAGTAGCAATCGGCGACTACATCCTCGACCTGAACGGCATCTCCGATTTTCTCGACGAAGGCTGGCGCGGCGACTTCGCGCAGCCTGTGCTCAATGGCTGGCTCGCTCGGGGCCACGACTCCCAGCGCGCGCTCCGAAAACGCCTCGTCGAGCTTCTCACGGACCAACGGTACCGGAACGACATCGAGCCGCAGCTGATCGGACAGAGCGAGGTCAGGATGCATGTTCCCTGCCTCGTCGGCGACTACACCGACTTCTACGTGGGCATCCATCACGCGACGAACGTCGGCAAGCAGTTCCGCCCCGACAATCCGCTGCTTCCCAACTACAAATATGTGCCCATCGGCTATCACGGGCGGGCAAGCTCGGTCCGCGTGTCCGGCGAGGACGTCATCCGCCCCAACGGCCAGCGCAAGCCGCCCGAGGCCGAAGCTCCCGAATACGGGCCGAGCCGGCGCCTCGATTACGAGCTGGAGCTCGGCCTTTGGGTGGGCCGGGGCAATCGCCTGGGCGAGCCCATCCCGATCGGCGAAGCCGAGCAGCATATCGCCGGATGGTGCCTTCTAAACGACTGGTCGGCTCGTGACATCCAGGCATGGGAATATCAGCCTCTGGGCCCGTTCCTAGCCAAGAACTTCTTGACCAGCGTTTCGCCGTGGATTGTCACCAGCGACGCGCTGGCGCCGTTCCGAACCCCGATGCCGCAGCGAGCGGCGGCCGACCCGGAGCCGCTCCCATATTTGCGGAGCGAGGGTGACACGGCGTTCGAGATCCAGCTGGAGGTCACGCTCGCCACCGACAAGATGCGGCAGGAAGGCAGCGCGCCGCACGTTCTCTCACGCGGAACTGCGTCGGCGGCGATGTACTGGAGCGCAGCCCAGATCGTCACTCATCACGCATCCAACGGCTGCAACCTCCAGCCCGGCGACCTCATCGGCACCGGCACCCTGTCGACCGACAGCGACAGCGGCCTCGGATCGCTGCTCGAGATCAGCCGCGGGGGAAAGCAGCCCATCGAGCTGCCATCGGGAGAAAGCCGAACCTTCCTTGAAGACGGCGATGAAGTGACCTTGCGCGCGTGGTGCGAGGCCCAGGATGCGGTCCGGATCGGTTTCGGCGAATGCTCCGGGCGGGTAGTCGGAACGGCCTAG
- a CDS encoding group I truncated hemoglobin — protein sequence MTDQREIRPVETAAELSSTRRELFLNGAALFSAMAVAGSFAAPANAEGQKAAPPASAPLYERLGGIFTIAAVVDYFSDEVVKDPVAGAHSKNPQLREWHTKQLGRLPGLKFMRTLWVANISGGPFQYTPTRPGSTNLGLENAHENLRISPIEFDAVAGVLSRSLDHFSVPAREKGEVLGAFAAHKDEVTKGWRDAQGNRG from the coding sequence ATGACTGATCAACGCGAAATCCGGCCGGTCGAAACTGCCGCAGAGCTGTCGAGCACCCGCCGCGAACTCTTCTTGAACGGTGCGGCGCTATTCTCGGCGATGGCGGTCGCCGGCTCGTTCGCTGCGCCTGCCAATGCCGAAGGGCAAAAGGCTGCGCCGCCCGCCTCGGCGCCTTTGTACGAGCGGCTTGGCGGAATTTTCACAATCGCCGCCGTTGTCGATTATTTCAGCGACGAAGTGGTCAAGGATCCGGTGGCCGGCGCGCACTCGAAGAACCCGCAGCTTCGCGAATGGCACACCAAGCAGCTCGGCCGACTGCCGGGGCTGAAGTTCATGCGGACGCTTTGGGTCGCGAACATTTCCGGCGGACCGTTCCAGTACACGCCGACGCGGCCGGGGAGCACGAACCTTGGCCTCGAGAATGCGCACGAGAATCTGCGGATCTCGCCGATTGAGTTCGACGCGGTCGCCGGAGTCCTGTCGCGCTCGCTCGATCATTTCTCCGTGCCCGCGCGCGAGAAGGGCGAGGTGCTCGGCGCCTTCGCAGCCCACAAGGATGAGGTCACCAAGGGCTGGAGGGACGCTCAGGGCAACCGCGGCTAG
- the hmgA gene encoding homogentisate 1,2-dioxygenase, translating to MSDQPRYMSGFGGHFETEAIEGALPKGRNSPQKPPFGLYAEQLSGSAFTMPRSENRRSWLYRMRPTADHRPFARYDGAPLFAASADEAPLAPNRLRWDPPADLPEGTDFVDGLVTMLTTRDPSDLEGVAVHLYRASKTMERRVFVDSDGELLVIPQQGALRLVTELGLLELEPGKVGLVPRGVKFRVEVEGDARGYVAENYGAPFRLPELGPIGSNGLANPRDFEAPAAWFEDSDHPTEVVQKSLGHLWTTTLDHSPLDVVAWHGNYAPWRYDLSRFNVINTVSFDHPDPSIFTVLTSPSNVPGRANADFVIFPPRWMVAEDTFRPPWFHRNLMSEAMGLIHGAYDAKAEGFAPGGLSLHNIMSGHGPDLESWQKASEAALEPTKIAGTMAFMVETCWPYRPTRFALDRAQDDYDQAWAGFPKAKLPR from the coding sequence ATGAGCGACCAGCCTCGTTACATGAGCGGTTTCGGCGGCCATTTCGAAACCGAAGCGATCGAAGGAGCTCTCCCGAAGGGCCGTAATTCGCCGCAGAAACCCCCGTTCGGCCTTTACGCCGAGCAGCTGTCGGGCAGCGCCTTCACCATGCCCCGAAGCGAGAACCGGCGGAGCTGGCTGTACAGGATGCGGCCGACCGCCGACCATCGCCCGTTCGCTCGTTACGACGGCGCTCCGCTGTTCGCAGCTAGCGCAGACGAAGCGCCGCTTGCGCCCAATCGGCTCCGCTGGGACCCGCCGGCAGACCTGCCCGAAGGCACGGACTTCGTCGACGGGCTGGTGACGATGCTCACCACCCGCGACCCTTCCGACCTCGAAGGCGTGGCGGTCCACCTCTATCGCGCATCGAAGACAATGGAGCGGCGCGTATTCGTCGACTCCGACGGCGAACTGCTCGTCATTCCGCAGCAGGGCGCGCTTCGGCTGGTGACTGAGCTCGGGCTGCTGGAGCTCGAGCCCGGCAAAGTTGGCCTCGTGCCGCGCGGGGTGAAGTTCCGGGTCGAGGTGGAGGGTGACGCTCGCGGCTATGTGGCGGAAAATTACGGCGCCCCCTTCCGCCTGCCGGAGCTCGGGCCAATCGGCTCCAACGGCCTCGCGAACCCGCGCGACTTCGAGGCCCCGGCGGCATGGTTCGAGGATTCCGACCATCCGACCGAGGTGGTCCAGAAATCGCTCGGCCATTTGTGGACGACGACCCTCGACCATTCGCCGCTCGACGTCGTCGCTTGGCACGGCAATTACGCACCGTGGCGCTACGACCTCTCCCGCTTCAACGTCATCAACACGGTCAGCTTCGACCATCCCGATCCGTCGATCTTCACCGTTCTCACCAGCCCGAGCAACGTGCCCGGTCGAGCCAACGCTGACTTTGTCATCTTTCCGCCGCGCTGGATGGTTGCCGAGGACACATTCAGGCCGCCCTGGTTCCACCGCAACCTGATGAGCGAAGCGATGGGCCTGATCCACGGCGCCTATGACGCCAAGGCCGAAGGCTTCGCGCCCGGAGGACTGTCGCTCCACAACATCATGAGCGGGCACGGGCCCGACCTCGAAAGCTGGCAAAAGGCGAGCGAGGCCGCTCTCGAGCCGACGAAGATCGCCGGCACGATGGCGTTCATGGTCGAAACCTGCTGGCCCTATCGCCCGACGCGCTTCGCGCTCGATCGCGCGCAGGACGATTATGACCAAGCGTGGGCCGGCTTCCCGAAGGCGAAGCTCCCGCGCTAG
- a CDS encoding DUF2171 domain-containing protein: MSSRFDEIREHMQIIDAEGAPVGKVDKIDGDRIKLTRDSSGMGSHEGHHHYIPRGLVADIEGDTVRLSARADALEAIFETEEGGEAA, from the coding sequence ATGAGCAGCCGCTTCGACGAGATTCGTGAGCACATGCAGATCATCGACGCCGAAGGAGCGCCAGTCGGCAAGGTCGACAAGATCGACGGAGACCGGATCAAGCTCACCCGCGACAGCTCCGGGATGGGTAGCCATGAGGGCCACCACCATTACATTCCGCGCGGTCTCGTTGCGGACATCGAGGGTGATACCGTTCGCCTGTCGGCCCGTGCGGACGCGCTCGAGGCGATCTTCGAGACCGAAGAGGGCGGCGAAGCGGCCTGA